The genomic segment CGATCAACTTGCGATCTCCGCGATCGATCAGCGCCTTGGGCCGCGCGCCACCGATTGATGTACCGTGATTGAGCGCCTGATCTAGGCCAAGCGTCAGGGGCGCGCCTTTTTCAATGAGACTGGCTGCCTCGATGAGTTCCTCATATGTGGCTTCGGATTTCCGGCGCGGCACATACTGCGTCGCCGACGCTTGGAAATCGAGGGCACCGATGCGGTCAGAACCGGATGCAAGCAGGTAGGATATTTCTGTGATGTTGCCGACTTCGGCTGTACTCGCCTTTGCGCCCACCAAACGATTGATGATGACACGCCGCCCCCATGCATCCGGAGAGCCGTCGCGAATGCAGCTGGCCATCGAAAGACCGGCCTGAGGTTCGATGATGCCTCGACGCAGCGGGAGTTCGGGTGCGTATATCGGTATTGCATCGGTGCGCTCGAGGTAGCTTGCACCGTAATTGAATACGAACCGGTCCGCATCTTGCGTGATGCGCCCTGCAACGACAGGGGCGGTGCTTTCGGGCAGCCATATCCAGACAAAGGCCTCCGAGGCTTGGGCAAAATTAGAAGTCATCGTCGACCTCTTGCTTGGATGCCCGGACGCTCTTTGGCAGGAGTGTTAGTTTTTCATCAAGGCGGGCATTGTGCATTGCCAGCGTACTGTCATCGGCATCAAACAGACGCACGCCAACAAGCGCTGCGACCTCGAAGACCGTGCCGATCTCAGGGCCGGGTGCACCTTTTTCGATGTTATACAGTGTCGTGCGGCTAATGTTTGCACGGTCCGCAAGGTCTTGCGCTGTCATGCCGCGTTCCGTGCGCGCGACGCGGATCAGCTTGCCGAAGGTAGACAAAGCTTGCTTCGTAACCCGTGAGTAACTTCTTTTGCGTTTCATGTGCGCTGCCATTGTCTGATTAGATGAACGTGAGATGTCTTACGTCCAGTATATTGGACAAGTATTATCAATCTGGCGTCGAGTCAAGATGTTGTCCAGTATTCTGAACGTAATGAAGCGAATGTTCAGGTAAGTGAACGAAACTGGTCTTTGGTGCATCCATTCCAGCAAACCGGCCCCACCAGAGCTTGGGGGGAGATGGAAGAGAGCGAGATGTGTCGTTCCCAGGTCTGACGGAGGCAGGGTCTTTTGATCGGCGCGTTGTCAGTCAAATTGGAAATGAAGATGCCTTCCCGCAATTTCTTTTGTCAGTGTTCACTATCAGCGACGTGGCCATAGGCTTTCTCCTGATGTGTTGAGTTGCTCGATAATTCTGGTCGCAGCTGTCGCCCCGTCCACAAAGGTTGTCCCCGCTCTTTTTCCCCTGTCCCTGCGGGCCATTCTTCGCGGAACAAAAAGAGCGGGGCCTGCCCCTCTCCGCTGCGCTTCGCCTTCGGTATGTCCGGGCCTTGGCCAGCTGCAAGGTGACCATCATTGCAACGCAAACAAGGAGAAAAGCAATGACCACGAACTGCATCAAATTCACCAGCGACGACATCGAAACAGCAAAAGGTATCGGCTCAATTTCAACCCTGACATTCGACCTCGACATCACAGTCGAGCCCGTTGCCAGCAGCAACCCTATGGCACCAACGCATCGCGTCCTCGGCCGCTCCCCTCGCGGCAAACTGGTTGAATGCGGTGGCATCTGGAAGAAGCAGAACAAAGACACCGGTTCTGACTACTTCACCCTGACGGTCCGCGATCACGCCTTCAACGCCAACCTTGGCAAGGCCGCGAGCCAGGATGACATGTCTCTGCAAGCCATCATCCCCTGGGGCCCAAAAGAGGCCGCCTAACACACGGGCCAGACCGCTTCGGCGGTCTGGCCACTTTCCCGCACG from the Sulfitobacter indolifex genome contains:
- a CDS encoding helix-turn-helix transcriptional regulator, which gives rise to MKRKRSYSRVTKQALSTFGKLIRVARTERGMTAQDLADRANISRTTLYNIEKGAPGPEIGTVFEVAALVGVRLFDADDSTLAMHNARLDEKLTLLPKSVRASKQEVDDDF
- a CDS encoding DUF736 family protein, producing the protein MTTNCIKFTSDDIETAKGIGSISTLTFDLDITVEPVASSNPMAPTHRVLGRSPRGKLVECGGIWKKQNKDTGSDYFTLTVRDHAFNANLGKAASQDDMSLQAIIPWGPKEAA